In the genome of Gloeotrichia echinulata CP02, one region contains:
- a CDS encoding Uma2 family endonuclease — protein MTTENQTAAILQPTAVVDWEPPMPPTDLIFDDGEPLESNRHRIAMNVLIRSLQQAWTERNDYFTGGNMFIYYSSTQVRNRDFRGPDFFAVLNVDGNNPRQGWVVWEENGRYPDVIVELMSPSTAVIDKGIKKNLYEQTFHTSDYFVLDPFDPNSLQGWHLDDNQQYQPLIPNERNWLWCRRLNFWLGTWEGTIDRETAIWLRFYDVAGNLVLLPEEAAKAQAEAALAREEEAKAREEEAKARADRLAAKLRELGENPDLF, from the coding sequence ATGACTACTGAAAACCAAACAGCAGCGATATTGCAACCAACAGCCGTTGTGGACTGGGAACCCCCCATGCCACCTACAGATTTAATATTTGATGATGGTGAACCCTTGGAATCAAATCGTCACCGGATTGCGATGAATGTCCTCATTCGGTCATTGCAGCAAGCTTGGACTGAGCGCAATGATTATTTTACTGGGGGAAATATGTTTATTTATTACAGCAGTACCCAAGTTCGTAACCGTGACTTTCGCGGCCCGGATTTTTTTGCTGTGTTGAATGTTGACGGTAATAACCCAAGACAAGGTTGGGTAGTGTGGGAAGAAAATGGTCGTTATCCTGATGTGATTGTGGAATTAATGTCACCATCTACCGCAGTAATAGATAAAGGCATTAAGAAAAATCTTTACGAACAAACTTTCCATACCTCAGATTATTTTGTCTTGGACCCCTTTGACCCTAATTCTTTGCAGGGATGGCATTTAGATGATAATCAACAATACCAGCCTTTAATTCCAAATGAGCGCAATTGGCTATGGTGTAGACGTTTAAATTTCTGGTTGGGAACGTGGGAAGGAACTATAGATAGAGAAACTGCAATATGGTTGCGGTTTTATGATGTAGCTGGAAATTTGGTTTTGTTACCAGAAGAAGCAGCCAAAGCACAAGCAGAAGCCGCACTAGCAAGAGAGGAGGAAGCGAAAGCACGAGAGGAGGAAGCAAAAGCACGAGCCGACCGGTTAGCGGCTAAATTAAGAGAATTGGGTGAAAATCCCGATTTGTTCTAA